A genomic stretch from Bradyrhizobium sp. 195 includes:
- a CDS encoding ABC transporter ATP-binding protein, which produces MADEFILETEGLTKEFAGFFAVRDVALKVRRGSIHALIGPNGAGKTTCFNLLTKFLKPSAGKILYKGQDITAMAPADVARLGLVRSFQISAVFPHLTALENVRVALQRQHGSSFDFWRSKSVLNRFNDRARELLNDVGLNEFANTPAVEMPYGRKRALEIATTLALDPEMMLLDEPMAGMGHEDIDKIAALIKRISAKYTILMVEHNLSVVANLSDIITVLTRGQVLAQGHYSELTKDERVKEAYLGAGHA; this is translated from the coding sequence TTGGCCGATGAGTTTATTCTCGAAACGGAAGGCTTGACCAAGGAGTTCGCGGGCTTCTTCGCCGTCCGCGACGTTGCGCTCAAGGTTCGCCGTGGCAGCATTCATGCGTTGATCGGCCCGAACGGGGCCGGCAAGACGACCTGCTTCAATCTTCTGACCAAGTTCCTGAAACCGTCGGCCGGGAAGATCCTGTACAAGGGCCAGGACATCACCGCGATGGCGCCCGCCGACGTGGCGCGCCTGGGGCTGGTTCGTTCGTTCCAGATTTCGGCGGTGTTTCCGCATCTCACTGCGCTGGAGAACGTCCGCGTCGCGCTTCAGCGCCAGCACGGCTCTTCGTTCGACTTCTGGCGCTCCAAGTCGGTGCTCAACCGCTTCAACGATCGCGCGCGCGAATTGTTGAACGATGTCGGCCTCAACGAGTTTGCCAACACGCCTGCGGTCGAGATGCCCTATGGGCGCAAGCGTGCACTGGAGATCGCAACCACGCTCGCGCTCGACCCGGAGATGATGTTGCTGGACGAGCCGATGGCCGGCATGGGCCACGAGGACATCGACAAGATCGCGGCGCTGATCAAGCGGATCTCCGCGAAATATACCATCCTGATGGTCGAGCATAATCTGAGCGTCGTGGCCAACCTCTCCGACATCATCACCGTGCTGACGCGCGGGCAGGTGCTCGCGCAAGGCCATTACAGCGAGCTCACCAAGGACGAGCGCGTCAAGGAAGCCTATCTGGGAGCCGGTCATGCCTGA
- a CDS encoding PAS domain-containing protein, with product MDFASAAPSVVKSIRQRDLLNTWLRLYARQQIAPAVWEYQPARLEEELSDLIYYTVDAATPAPRLTIQSENTRISRAYGHTGKGVLLDDYLGPRLAPFVVPIYHECVARGLPVYSIADVEDIYGRDVAYERLLLPFQTDGTVCHVIASVKTFCEDGGFEIKNLMRGNDAPPRPKLRAVIDRELFHRAPGRIATAELVEFADQPGIPTEIIELN from the coding sequence TTGGATTTCGCAAGCGCCGCTCCTTCCGTCGTCAAGTCGATCAGACAACGTGATCTCCTGAACACGTGGCTGCGACTTTACGCGCGTCAGCAGATCGCGCCGGCGGTCTGGGAGTATCAGCCTGCGCGGCTCGAGGAAGAGCTGTCCGATCTCATCTATTACACGGTGGACGCTGCGACGCCGGCGCCGCGCCTCACCATCCAGAGCGAAAACACGCGCATCTCGCGCGCCTATGGACATACCGGCAAAGGCGTTCTGCTCGACGATTATCTCGGGCCGCGACTCGCGCCGTTCGTGGTGCCGATCTATCATGAATGCGTGGCGCGCGGGCTGCCCGTCTACAGCATTGCCGATGTCGAGGACATCTACGGGCGCGACGTCGCTTATGAACGGCTGCTGCTGCCTTTCCAGACTGACGGCACGGTCTGTCACGTCATCGCCTCGGTCAAGACCTTCTGCGAGGACGGCGGCTTCGAGATCAAGAACCTGATGCGCGGAAATGACGCGCCGCCGCGTCCGAAGCTGCGCGCGGTGATCGACCGCGAGCTGTTTCATCGGGCGCCTGGTCGCATCGCGACGGCCGAATTGGTCGAGTTCGCGGACCAGCCCGGTATCCCCACCGAGATCATCGAGCTGAACTAG
- a CDS encoding ABC transporter ATP-binding protein, with protein MPDTAIAEAPAKAATGGNILQVRNLEAWYGESHILHGINFDVNAGEVVTLLGRNGAGKTTTLKSIMGIIGKRTGSVKFNNQDIIRATSDKIARMGIAFCPEERGIFSSLDVRENLMLPPVVREGGLPLDQIFDLFPNLKERLNSQGTKLSGGEQQMLAIARILRTGASFLMLDEPTEGLAPVIIQQIGHTIARLKKEGFTILLVEQNFRFASTVADRYYIVEHGKVIDGFANSELSANMDKLHTYLGV; from the coding sequence ATGCCTGACACTGCGATTGCGGAGGCTCCGGCCAAGGCTGCGACCGGCGGAAACATCCTTCAGGTCCGCAACCTCGAAGCCTGGTACGGCGAGTCCCACATCCTGCACGGGATCAATTTCGACGTGAACGCGGGCGAGGTCGTCACCCTGCTCGGGCGCAACGGCGCCGGCAAGACGACCACGCTGAAGTCGATCATGGGAATCATCGGCAAGCGTACCGGCTCGGTGAAGTTCAACAACCAGGACATCATCCGAGCGACTTCCGACAAGATCGCGCGCATGGGCATTGCGTTCTGCCCGGAAGAACGGGGGATATTCTCCAGTCTCGACGTGCGGGAGAATCTGATGCTGCCCCCGGTGGTCCGTGAAGGTGGACTGCCGCTCGATCAGATCTTCGACCTGTTCCCGAACCTGAAAGAGCGGCTCAACAGCCAGGGCACCAAGCTGTCCGGCGGTGAGCAGCAGATGCTGGCGATCGCGCGCATCCTGCGGACGGGCGCCAGTTTCCTGATGCTGGACGAGCCGACCGAGGGCCTTGCGCCCGTCATCATTCAGCAGATCGGCCACACCATCGCGCGGCTCAAGAAGGAGGGTTTCACCATCCTCCTGGTCGAGCAGAACTTCCGGTTCGCATCGACCGTGGCCGACCGCTATTACATCGTCGAGCACGGCAAGGTGATCGACGGTTTTGCAAATTCGGAACTGTCCGCGAACATGGACAAGCTGCATACCTATCTCGGCGTCTGA
- a CDS encoding ArsC family reductase — MPNIIYGIKNCDTMKKARAWLDTNGVPYAFHDYKVAGVEKDKLKQWSDKVGWETLLNRAGTTFKKLPDSDKDGLSEKKALALMLAQPSMIKRPVLEIGGKLLVGFKPDIYAKEVGGKKG; from the coding sequence TCAAGAACTGCGACACCATGAAGAAGGCGCGTGCCTGGCTCGACACAAATGGCGTGCCTTACGCGTTTCACGACTACAAGGTGGCGGGCGTGGAAAAGGACAAGCTCAAGCAGTGGAGCGACAAGGTCGGTTGGGAGACGCTGCTCAATCGCGCCGGGACGACGTTCAAGAAGCTCCCCGATTCCGACAAGGACGGCTTGAGCGAGAAGAAGGCGCTGGCGCTGATGCTGGCGCAGCCATCGATGATCAAGCGGCCGGTGCTGGAAATCGGCGGCAAGCTGTTGGTCGGCTTCAAGCCGGACATCTATGCCAAGGAAGTCGGCGGCAAGAAGGGCTGA
- a CDS encoding DUF47 domain-containing protein — protein MMRWFRAFLPKEERFFDLFDRHAQTVIQGSIALQGMLNGGEETPVYCQRVNQFENDADNITREVLTAVRRTFITPFDRGDIKNLITSLDDAIDQMQQTAKAVMLFEVRSFEPPMREIGGLLIDCANLVGRALPLMQSIGPNVAMLTAITEELGKLEGRVDDLHDIGLKELFLKHRDGNAMDFIVGAEIYDHLEKVADRFDDVANEINSIVIEQV, from the coding sequence ATGATGCGATGGTTTCGCGCTTTCCTGCCCAAGGAAGAACGGTTCTTCGACCTGTTCGACCGGCATGCCCAGACCGTGATCCAGGGTTCGATCGCGCTTCAGGGCATGCTGAACGGGGGCGAGGAGACGCCGGTCTATTGCCAGCGCGTCAACCAATTCGAGAACGACGCCGACAATATCACCCGTGAGGTGCTGACGGCGGTGCGCCGCACCTTCATCACCCCGTTCGACCGCGGCGACATCAAGAACCTGATCACGTCGCTGGACGACGCCATCGACCAGATGCAGCAGACGGCCAAGGCCGTGATGCTGTTCGAGGTCCGCAGCTTCGAGCCGCCGATGCGCGAGATCGGCGGGCTTCTGATCGACTGCGCCAATCTGGTCGGCCGTGCGCTGCCGCTGATGCAATCGATCGGCCCGAATGTGGCCATGCTGACCGCCATCACGGAGGAACTGGGCAAGCTCGAAGGCCGGGTCGACGATCTCCACGACATCGGGCTGAAGGAGCTGTTCCTCAAGCACCGCGACGGCAACGCGATGGACTTCATCGTCGGCGCGGAGATCTACGACCATCTCGAGAAGGTGGCCGATCGCTTCGACGACGTCGCGAACGAGATCAACAGCATCGTCATCGAGCAGGTTTAG
- a CDS encoding ABC transporter substrate-binding protein produces MKQGFSALLLSMALGFVASGASAQDKTVKIGVLTDNSGLYSDLGGVGSTLAAQMAIEDSGLAAKGWKIDLISADHQNKPDIATTIARQWIDVDKVDIFMDVLNSGVALAVNNVVKEKNSILIDTGAATSDLTNAQCSPNTIHWVYDTYMLANSTGQALVKAGGDTWYFLTADYAFGAALERDTTAVVQKAGGKVLGSVKHPLNSSDFSSFLLQAQASKAKIVGLANAGGDTTNSIKQAAEFGIVAGGQKLAGLLLFITDVHSLGLNVAQGLNFTETFYWDLNDGTRAFAKRFSERMKNKAMPSMVQAGVYSGLIHYFKALEAMGGNPHDGAKAVEKMKSMPTDDQLFGQGSIRVDGRKIHPAYLFEVKKPSESKGPWDYYKLVGTVPADQAFRPLSESVCPLVKK; encoded by the coding sequence ATGAAACAGGGTTTTTCTGCACTTCTTCTCAGCATGGCGTTGGGATTCGTCGCGAGCGGCGCGTCGGCACAGGACAAGACCGTCAAGATCGGCGTGCTGACTGATAATTCCGGTCTTTATTCCGACCTCGGTGGTGTGGGCTCCACCTTGGCCGCTCAGATGGCGATCGAGGATTCCGGGCTTGCCGCCAAGGGCTGGAAGATAGACTTGATCTCGGCCGACCATCAGAACAAGCCCGATATCGCCACCACCATCGCGCGCCAATGGATCGACGTCGACAAGGTCGACATCTTCATGGACGTGCTGAACTCAGGTGTCGCACTCGCGGTCAACAATGTCGTCAAGGAGAAGAATTCGATCCTGATCGACACGGGTGCGGCGACCTCGGATCTGACGAACGCCCAATGTTCGCCGAATACCATCCATTGGGTCTATGACACCTACATGCTGGCCAACAGCACCGGTCAGGCGCTGGTGAAGGCCGGCGGCGATACCTGGTACTTCCTCACGGCCGACTATGCGTTCGGCGCGGCGCTGGAGCGCGATACCACGGCGGTGGTGCAAAAGGCGGGCGGCAAGGTGCTCGGCAGCGTCAAGCACCCGCTCAATTCGTCGGACTTCTCCTCGTTCCTTTTGCAGGCGCAGGCATCGAAGGCGAAGATCGTCGGACTTGCGAATGCCGGCGGCGATACCACCAATTCGATCAAGCAGGCCGCCGAGTTCGGCATCGTTGCCGGCGGGCAGAAGCTTGCCGGACTGCTCTTGTTCATTACCGACGTTCATTCGCTCGGCCTCAACGTGGCGCAAGGGCTCAATTTCACCGAGACCTTCTACTGGGATCTCAACGACGGAACGCGCGCCTTTGCCAAGCGCTTTTCCGAGCGCATGAAAAACAAGGCGATGCCTTCGATGGTGCAGGCCGGTGTCTATTCGGGGCTGATCCATTACTTCAAGGCGCTGGAGGCGATGGGCGGCAATCCGCATGACGGCGCCAAGGCGGTCGAGAAGATGAAGTCGATGCCGACCGACGATCAGCTGTTCGGTCAGGGCAGCATCCGGGTCGATGGCCGCAAGATTCACCCGGCCTACCTGTTCGAGGTCAAGAAGCCCTCGGAGTCGAAGGGGCCGTGGGACTACTACAAGCTGGTGGGCACCGTCCCCGCGGACCAGGCGTTCCGGCCGCTCTCCGAGAGCGTCTGTCCGCTGGTGAAGAAGTAA
- a CDS encoding branched-chain amino acid ABC transporter permease — MQALYAQLLVGLINGSFYALLSLGLAVIFGMLNIINFAHGAVYMMGAFVAYFLLNLGGINYWWALLLAPIIVGIFGMILERTMLQWLTGLDHLYGLLLTFGIALIVQGVFQNYFGSSGLPYAIPDQLKGGMNLGFMFLPVYRGWVVVFSLVVCLATWFLIEKTQLGAYLRAATENPTLVRAFGINVPRMITLTYGLGVGLAALAGVLSAPINQVRPLMGADLIIVVFAVVVIGGMGSIMGSIITGFALGVIEGLTKYFYPEASNTVVFVLMVLVLLVKPTGLTGRAA; from the coding sequence ATGCAGGCTCTCTACGCACAGTTACTGGTGGGACTGATCAACGGCTCGTTCTACGCGCTGCTCAGTCTCGGGCTTGCCGTGATCTTCGGCATGCTCAACATCATCAATTTCGCCCATGGCGCGGTCTACATGATGGGCGCCTTCGTCGCCTATTTCCTCCTCAACCTCGGTGGCATCAACTATTGGTGGGCGCTGTTGCTGGCGCCCATCATCGTCGGCATCTTCGGCATGATCCTGGAACGGACCATGCTGCAATGGCTGACCGGGCTCGATCACCTCTACGGCCTGCTCCTGACCTTCGGCATCGCGCTGATCGTGCAGGGCGTGTTTCAGAACTATTTCGGCTCGTCCGGCCTGCCTTACGCCATTCCGGACCAGCTCAAGGGCGGCATGAATCTCGGCTTCATGTTCTTACCCGTCTATCGCGGCTGGGTGGTCGTGTTCTCGCTGGTGGTTTGTCTCGCCACCTGGTTCCTGATCGAGAAGACGCAGCTCGGCGCTTACCTGCGCGCCGCCACCGAAAATCCGACGCTGGTGCGCGCCTTCGGCATCAACGTGCCGCGCATGATCACGCTCACTTACGGCCTCGGCGTCGGCCTTGCGGCGCTCGCGGGCGTGCTCTCGGCGCCGATCAACCAGGTACGGCCGCTGATGGGCGCGGATCTCATCATCGTCGTGTTCGCGGTGGTCGTGATCGGCGGCATGGGATCGATCATGGGCTCCATCATCACCGGCTTCGCGCTCGGTGTGATCGAGGGTCTGACCAAGTATTTCTACCCCGAGGCCTCCAACACCGTCGTGTTCGTGTTGATGGTGTTAGTACTCTTGGTGAAGCCAACGGGATTGACGGGAAGGGCGGCCTGA
- a CDS encoding branched-chain amino acid ABC transporter permease encodes MTTLTDDTLRVTPRAMRDELIAFTLMALLLASVPFTGVYPFFVMQALCFALLACAFNLLVGYGGLLSFGHAMFLGTAGYCSAHALKVWALPPELGILVGIAAAFVLSIITGFISIRRQGIYFSMITLALSQLLYFIYLQAPFTHGEDGIQGIPQGHMFGILDLSKPTVLYYVVLVGFLAGFLLIFRIINSPFGEVLKAIRENEPRAISLGYRTDQYKFLAFVLSGTLAGFAGALKVFVAQNASLTDVHWSMSGEVVLMTLVGGLGTVSGPVVGAFVIIAMQQYLAGFGQWVTVIQGSIFVVCVLTFRRGVIGEIAHYFRRSL; translated from the coding sequence ATGACAACCCTGACGGACGACACGCTGCGGGTGACGCCTCGCGCCATGCGCGACGAGCTGATCGCGTTCACACTGATGGCGCTGCTGCTGGCGTCGGTGCCATTCACGGGAGTCTACCCGTTCTTCGTGATGCAGGCGCTGTGCTTCGCGCTGCTCGCCTGCGCCTTCAATCTGCTGGTCGGCTATGGCGGCCTGTTGTCATTCGGCCATGCGATGTTCCTGGGGACCGCCGGCTATTGCAGCGCGCATGCGCTGAAAGTGTGGGCGTTGCCGCCCGAACTCGGCATCCTCGTCGGCATCGCCGCGGCTTTCGTGCTCTCGATCATCACCGGCTTTATCTCGATCCGTCGCCAGGGCATCTATTTCTCGATGATCACGCTGGCGCTGTCACAGCTGCTGTACTTCATCTACCTCCAGGCCCCGTTTACCCATGGTGAGGACGGCATCCAGGGCATCCCGCAGGGACATATGTTCGGCATCTTAGATCTGTCCAAGCCGACGGTGCTCTATTACGTCGTGCTGGTCGGGTTCCTCGCCGGCTTCCTGCTGATCTTCCGCATCATCAACTCGCCTTTCGGCGAGGTGCTGAAGGCGATCCGCGAGAACGAGCCGCGGGCCATCTCGCTTGGCTACCGGACCGACCAGTACAAGTTCCTTGCCTTCGTGCTGTCGGGAACGCTGGCCGGTTTTGCCGGTGCGCTGAAGGTGTTCGTGGCGCAGAACGCCTCGCTCACCGACGTCCATTGGTCGATGTCAGGCGAAGTCGTGCTGATGACGCTGGTCGGTGGCCTCGGCACCGTCTCCGGCCCCGTGGTCGGCGCCTTCGTGATCATCGCCATGCAGCAATATCTCGCCGGCTTCGGCCAGTGGGTGACGGTGATCCAGGGCTCGATCTTCGTGGTCTGCGTGCTCACCTTCCGCCGCGGCGTCATCGGCGAAATCGCCCATTACTTCCGCCGATCCCTCTAA